The following proteins come from a genomic window of Nostoc sp. ATCC 53789:
- a CDS encoding Uma2 family endonuclease has translation MTSTLHKSISLAEFLKLSETKPASEFIDGRIYQKPMPQGKHSRLQLKLCNAISQVAEEQEIALAFPELRCTFGGRSIVPDVSVFAWERIPFDANGEIENTFGIYPDWTIEILSPEQNTTKVIINILHCLKHGTRLGWLIDPDERLVLVFLPGQQPIEMTGDEVLPVPEFLQLNLTVTQIFAWLKPTKISP, from the coding sequence ATGACAAGTACGCTGCACAAATCAATCTCCTTAGCAGAGTTCCTCAAACTGTCAGAAACCAAGCCTGCTAGTGAATTTATAGACGGTCGTATTTACCAGAAACCAATGCCACAAGGCAAACATTCCCGGCTACAACTAAAACTTTGTAACGCAATTAGCCAAGTTGCTGAAGAACAAGAAATTGCTTTGGCTTTTCCAGAATTACGCTGTACCTTTGGCGGACGCTCCATTGTACCAGACGTGAGTGTATTTGCTTGGGAACGGATTCCTTTTGATGCAAATGGAGAAATTGAAAATACCTTTGGAATTTATCCTGATTGGACAATTGAAATTCTTTCACCAGAACAGAATACAACCAAGGTAATTATAAATATTCTTCACTGTCTAAAACACGGTACTCGATTAGGGTGGTTGATCGATCCAGATGAACGCTTAGTATTGGTATTTTTGCCAGGACAGCAACCTATAGAGATGACTGGGGATGAAGTATTGCCTGTACCTGAATTTTTGCAACTTAATTTAACAGTTACACAGATTTTTGCATGGCTAAAACCAACAAAAATTAGCCCTTGA
- a CDS encoding HEAT repeat domain-containing protein, protein MTSTEGVNLQVDDVYVPLGLVERKKVSKRQGDVSPEQGSELYKETEITKTFEHNVFLDEVLKQKNTPKSQGKRIAIIGEPGAGKTTLLQQIADWVSREIHQSIVIWVSLADLRGQELKSYLFETWLTQVAEKIGKAEATKQLKDNFVALFNQKNVWLLLDGLDEISASNPLTEIARQFREGGLISQVRIVLTCRVNLWDGSINALDDFDIYRSLDFSYPEQVERFIHRWFAVIPETGKQLCTALKESGKERIQDLVKNPLRLTLLCLNWQSGDGKLPDTQAGLYQQFVDDFDKWKKAEFATTFEQRQQLNVKLGELAKAAIDKEATRFRLRQGFVTHFLGDADDENSLLKLALNRGWLNCVGVDTNRKPVYAFFHASFQEYFAAKAINDWHFFLNHVPKNPSQGTYRIFEPQWKQTILLWLGREEENLKNQKQQFMDSLVIFKDECGKLNRKDVAIKGFYEYRAYFLAAAGIAEFRGYSRANEIVTQIVKWNCGCFNKQNSWKSFFKPIEEETRSALQQINHTTEITAFVQLLQSKNVDKYIRSHAAKSLGQIGTGNKIAIAALVQLLQSKNVDKYIRSHAAKSLGQIDPGNKIAIAALVQLLQSKNVDKYMRSYAVESLGQIGTGNKIAIAALMQLLQSKNVDKYIRSHAAKSLGQIDPGNKIAIAALMQLLQSKKCR, encoded by the coding sequence TTGACATCAACTGAAGGCGTTAACCTGCAAGTTGATGATGTTTACGTACCACTGGGATTAGTTGAGCGCAAAAAAGTATCGAAGCGTCAAGGTGATGTTTCTCCAGAACAGGGTTCAGAACTGTACAAGGAGACAGAAATCACTAAAACATTTGAGCATAATGTTTTTCTAGATGAAGTTCTCAAACAGAAAAACACGCCTAAAAGTCAAGGTAAGCGAATTGCAATTATTGGCGAACCAGGAGCAGGAAAGACAACACTATTACAGCAGATTGCTGATTGGGTATCTCGTGAGATTCACCAGTCGATTGTTATTTGGGTATCTTTAGCAGATTTGCGAGGTCAGGAACTAAAATCTTATCTGTTTGAAACTTGGTTAACTCAGGTAGCTGAGAAAATAGGTAAAGCTGAAGCCACTAAGCAACTGAAGGATAATTTTGTTGCTCTGTTTAATCAAAAGAATGTGTGGCTGTTGTTAGATGGGTTAGATGAAATATCCGCATCTAATCCTCTAACAGAGATTGCACGGCAATTTCGTGAAGGGGGGTTAATTTCTCAAGTGCGAATTGTGCTGACCTGTCGGGTTAATTTGTGGGATGGCAGCATTAATGCACTTGATGATTTTGATATTTATCGCAGTTTAGATTTTTCTTATCCAGAACAGGTAGAGAGATTTATTCACAGATGGTTCGCTGTTATTCCTGAAACTGGAAAGCAGTTATGTACTGCGTTAAAAGAATCAGGTAAAGAACGGATTCAGGATTTAGTGAAAAATCCTTTGCGGTTGACGCTGCTGTGTTTAAATTGGCAATCGGGAGATGGTAAATTACCCGATACTCAAGCGGGACTCTATCAGCAATTTGTTGATGACTTCGACAAGTGGAAAAAAGCCGAATTTGCTACAACATTTGAACAGCGTCAACAACTTAATGTCAAATTAGGGGAATTAGCTAAAGCAGCAATAGACAAAGAAGCAACTCGTTTTCGCTTGCGGCAAGGTTTTGTTACTCACTTTTTGGGAGATGCTGATGATGAAAATTCGCTGCTAAAATTGGCACTAAATCGCGGCTGGTTGAATTGTGTCGGGGTAGATACAAATAGAAAACCTGTTTACGCTTTCTTTCATGCCTCATTTCAAGAATACTTTGCTGCTAAAGCAATTAATGACTGGCATTTCTTTCTCAATCACGTTCCGAAAAATCCCAGCCAAGGAACTTATCGCATCTTTGAACCGCAGTGGAAGCAAACAATATTACTTTGGTTGGGGAGAGAAGAAGAAAACCTAAAAAACCAAAAGCAACAGTTTATGGATTCTTTAGTTATTTTTAAAGATGAATGTGGCAAGTTGAATAGAAAAGATGTGGCTATAAAAGGATTTTATGAGTATCGAGCTTATTTTTTAGCAGCCGCAGGGATTGCAGAGTTCAGAGGTTATTCTAGAGCCAATGAAATAGTAACACAAATTGTCAAGTGGAACTGTGGTTGTTTCAATAAACAGAACAGTTGGAAAAGTTTTTTTAAACCAATTGAGGAAGAAACTAGATCAGCATTGCAACAGATTAACCATACAACAGAGATCACTGCCTTTGTGCAACTGCTGCAATCAAAAAATGTAGATAAATACATCCGTAGCCATGCAGCAAAAAGCTTAGGGCAAATCGGCACAGGCAATAAAATTGCGATTGCTGCTTTGGTGCAACTGCTGCAATCAAAAAATGTAGATAAATACATCCGTAGCCATGCAGCAAAAAGCTTAGGGCAAATCGACCCAGGCAATAAAATTGCGATCGCTGCTTTGGTGCAACTACTGCAATCAAAAAATGTAGATAAATATATGCGTAGCTATGCAGTAGAAAGCTTAGGGCAAATCGGCACAGGCAATAAAATCGCGATCGCCGCCTTGATGCAACTGCTGCAATCAAAAAATGTAGATAAATACATCCGTAGCCATGCAGCAAAAAGCTTAGGGCAAATTGACCCAGGCAATAAAATTGCGATCGCTGCCTTGATGCAACTGCTGCAATCAAAAAAATGTAGATAA
- a CDS encoding HEAT repeat domain-containing protein — translation MRSHAAKSLGQIGTGNEIVIAALMQLLQSTTVDNSTRSQAADSLGEIGTGNEIAIAPLVELLQSKSVDDYTRRLAISSLGRIDPGNNIAISALVELLQSQSVHSHTLWLAADSLGRIDPGNNIAIAALVELLQSQSVHSHTRWRAADSLGRIDPGNDIAIAALVELLQSQSVDDGTRMEIADRLGRIDPGNDIAIAALVELLQSKSVRGYIPWQAVKSLGIIGIGNDIAIAALVELLQSKSVDISIHNEAANSLEKILQNNKHRFKVVKSLSSDPQLLNKYYDLAWKCAQNMPYPNFYQAWHQHNVATRTMQSLKKILFPKGI, via the coding sequence ATCCGTAGCCATGCAGCAAAAAGCTTAGGGCAAATCGGCACTGGCAATGAAATTGTGATCGCCGCCTTGATGCAACTGCTGCAATCAACTACTGTGGATAACTCCACCCGTTCGCAGGCAGCAGATAGCTTAGGGGAAATCGGCACTGGCAATGAAATTGCGATCGCCCCATTAGTAGAACTGTTGCAATCTAAATCTGTGGATGACTACACCCGTAGGCTGGCAATATCTAGTTTAGGGAGAATTGACCCAGGCAATAATATTGCGATCTCTGCCTTAGTGGAACTGCTCCAATCTCAATCTGTGCATAGCCACACCCTTTGGTTGGCAGCAGATAGCTTAGGGAGAATTGACCCAGGCAATAATATTGCGATCGCTGCCTTAGTGGAACTGCTCCAATCTCAATCTGTGCATAGCCACACCCGTTGGCGGGCAGCAGATAGCTTAGGGAGAATTGACCCAGGCAATGATATTGCGATCGCTGCATTGGTGGAACTGCTGCAATCTCAATCTGTGGATGACGGCACCCGTATGGAGATAGCAGATAGGTTAGGGAGAATCGACCCAGGCAATGATATTGCGATCGCTGCATTGGTGGAACTGCTGCAATCCAAATCTGTGCGTGGCTACATCCCTTGGCAGGCAGTAAAAAGCTTAGGGATAATCGGCATAGGCAATGATATTGCGATTGCCGCCTTAGTGGAACTGCTGCAATCTAAATCTGTGGATATTTCTATCCATAATGAAGCAGCAAATAGCTTAGAGAAAATTCTACAAAATAATAAGCATCGCTTTAAGGTAGTCAAAAGTTTAAGCAGTGATCCGCAATTGCTTAATAAGTACTATGATTTAGCCTGGAAATGCGCCCAGAATATGCCTTACCCTAATTTCTATCAAGCTTGGCATCAGCATAATGTTGCTACTCGTACAATGCAAAGCTTAAAAAAAATTCTCTTTCCAAAAGGAATTTGA
- a CDS encoding type II toxin-antitoxin system RelE/ParE family toxin has product MQSEPPLIQVEATAKFKRNLRILAKKYRNISNDIQPIIKQLQSGELPGDKIPGVGYTIFKLRVKNSDVKKGKSGGYRVIYYLKTDTNIILITIYSKSEQEDISAEEILQVLADFKQQHQEE; this is encoded by the coding sequence ATGCAGAGTGAACCACCTTTGATTCAAGTCGAAGCCACTGCTAAATTTAAACGTAATCTGCGTATCTTAGCCAAAAAGTACCGAAATATTAGTAATGATATTCAACCAATAATAAAACAACTGCAATCAGGAGAATTACCAGGAGACAAAATACCCGGAGTTGGATATACAATTTTTAAGCTACGGGTCAAAAATAGTGATGTTAAAAAAGGTAAAAGTGGTGGGTATCGAGTAATTTATTATTTAAAAACAGATACAAATATTATTTTAATAACCATATACTCAAAATCTGAACAAGAAGACATCTCAGCAGAAGAAATTCTACAAGTATTAGCTGACTTTAAGCAGCAACATCAAGAAGAATAG